The genomic stretch ATTCCAGTGTCGTTACACTAGTGTAGAAAATTGCCAATAATTGTATTGCTACGCAACCGAAGGATATAGCAACTACTTTCGATCGATCGGACACAGATCCTGCCAATCCAGGTGGTTCTCGCAAGAACGCGGTTTCAACATTTGAGGCCCAGGCATGGCTCGACAACAGTGATCGCAGTCGGTAAAACGTAACAACGCGTGAACCAAAGGCGACCAAGCAGCAAATGAAGAGGATACTCGCAAGCAGGAGCCGTAGACCGATCTGGTTGCGTGGTGATTCCGAAGGGCTGGTCAGTACGTGCCAGTCAACCACCGCGTATGAGAGCGCTGCTAGTCCAAAGTAGAAAGCCACATTCCGAGTAAATAAGGCCCAGAGGACATCACCCCGCACAGCCGTTACCGTTGCTGCAGCTCCCAGCAACGAAGCATGAATCAGATTTTGGAGGGTGCGAATTTGTTGTTTGAGAATTGTAAACCAGAGCGGATGCTGGTCCCCTGTGACACACAGACCTTCTTTGGAAGAAAACAGAGGAAGGGTATCAACAATACTGGAACGCTCGTCAAAGTCCCTTTGGACTGATTGGTACTCTTCAAATTCATATATGAGAAGCACCGAGACGATTGCCATAACGCTGCATATTCCGTAGATAAAATACAGGGACACGCCATCCGAAGATCGCCGTATTGTGTATGCAACAAAGTCTTCTACAACCGTGTCTTCTTCTCTCTGGATGCCATCCTCACACTGGCTATCAGCGTCGGAATCCACGTCTGACGCGGAGTCCGACGATCTCGTGCTGTCCCAGGAAGAAATGTGGAAGGCGACGCGAGATGATTCGGGATCTGTTCCTAAAGCAGGCTGTAGAGGCCTCCCTTGAATCTGGATTTCCTCTAAGCAAATGTTGGCTTGAGCTGGTAACATAAGAAAGGATTGTGATTGTCTAAGTAATGGGGATAGGGTATTTTCTCATGCATGTCGACTGGTTTACAAATaaagtaactgtaagcgcTACCAGGTATTTCGAACAAATCGTATATCGGATTGTTCGGGATTTCGAAGCTTGTGAACAAGCGGGTTTTGTTTGCATGAGGAAGGTTGCATTCACGCGCAAATAGGTACCGCAGTGTCATTCATAGGTATAGGTGTTTGGAATCTAGAATGTTAGTCTATCTTTCTTTAATGCTGAAAAACAAACACAACTtatattgaagaacacaaaacgacgatggagatcacagttgaggaaaacgatgaactacgaagattatgagtctatattgtactcttggatattcgtagggactgtggggctgtgattcgttgtgtgtgggacggaagcgacttgtcttttagcagtaggcgattgaacttctggtgagacgttgtccttaccaggagtttgatcaacaacTTATCCTTGGCAAATCCGATTTCTCTAAAAATCGACCAGGTACactctttcacagtcaatgcgaGAAAGGGCACGCCTTCATCCACTCCTTCCCGACTTTGCTTCTCTCCTGTGTCGTTACAGTGGTGGGTTTTGTGCTGATCTGACCGCTTTAAATAATATGAGGGATAATCTGGTATACATTGTCCTCTCATTCCTTTTGGTAATGGGTGGAAAGCCCTCTCGCGCGTTCGTTTCCAATTCAAACGAAATCCGTACCAAAAATACTGGTATCATGATCAATAGTCGACACAAACAAATACAAGTCGCTAACGTTATGCTGAAAATTTCGTCTCCAGAACTCTCTGCATCCCGTGACCCCGAGACTGGGGATATCAATCAGTACCAGCGACGATTGGATCTTCTCAATGATGCTCTCCACTCGTTCAATTCCACTGCCGCCCAGCGTCTTTTAGAGGAGTTGAATACCATGCGCCAGGAAAATATTTATCAAGCTGTCATTGACGATGTACTGAACAATCTACTGGTGCAAGGTCCTGATCAGTCATTGCCATTATGGGCCAAACTTCGCCCTTTCGCTCGGTATTCACGGCGAGCGCGCATGGCGAGTCTGCGTCGGACTTTGGATTGCACAACCCCACCACCCAACGTTGAAGACGAGAGTGATGATGATGCCGCGAGTCAACAAAGACGTCGTCGGCGAGCACTCATCTCCTTACTTCGTACCTTGAGTAGTCCCGACGATGACGCCCGTTCAGCCAATGGGAAACCTGCCAGTCCGGCAGTGGTGACGATTGAGAAACGCGCGCGACGCGAACAAAAAGGGGCGAACGGCCAAGACATGATTGCGCGTCGGCCGACCGACCTGGAAACTCCCGCCTATTCGGTTCTTGCGAAGAAAGCTAATTTTGAGGTTCGTATGTACAAACCCTTTGCCGTTTGTTCCGTCGCCATGAGCAAACCGCGTCCGGTTGATGCCTACAAGACGGACGCTACCGTTGCGGATCCCAAAATGGGTGGGGCTCGAGCTTTCGGCGCACTTGCTGGCTACCTGTTTGGAAAAAATCAGCAAGAGCAAGCAATGGCTATGACTACACCCGTTTTTAATACCGGAAGTGATGATGACAAACAGATGTCATTTGTTCTGCCTTCCGTGTACTGGAAAGAAGATGGAATTTCTGTCGCACCGCAACCCTTTGTCAATAGCGGAGTCAAACTGGAACGCAATGGAGGAGGTGAAAGAGCGGTTCTTATGTTTGGTGGATACGCATCAAAGAATGATGTCAAACGCAGAAAACGTGAGCTGCTTGCAAGTCTTGCCAAAGATAAGGTATGGGAATATCTTGAGGACGAGCCGGTGGCACTTGCTCAATACAACGATCCTTTCACTCCGCCCTGGAAACGTTTGAACGAGGTCTCGATTGGCATTCAACTTAGACGCTAAGCATGGTACACTTCTGTCATTGATCGACTTTAATTAGAAATAGGGACTCAAAATGACTTTACCCGCTTGCAAGATACCGGTCGTTCAAGCGCGGTAGCAAACTGTTTTTCTTGGAAACACAACATCCTTGGGTTCCCTTGTACCGCTGGTTGGGGGTAAGTCAGAAATTTCTTTGATCCTTTCACGGTAGGAAGATCAGGCAAAAATATTGGCCTAGCAAGAAACGGTGCATCGACCTGCATCCAAGGATGCGACAAGATTTCACGGAGAAGAAGCCGTTTGTTTGGTTCACGACAAAGCATATTCTGGAGCAAATCAATAACAGTATTGCTCAGTGGGATTCCTATGTGTTTGATCATTTCGCGAAGGCGGTTGGACGATATCTGCGCAAATCTCTGATCAGAGTTGTGCGCCCATCGAAACGGAGCACGGCCGACAAGCATAATGAAGAGGATCACACCCGCCGACCAAAGATCAACAGCGTAACCGTCAAAATCCTCACCAGCAATGATTTCGGGGGCAATGTAGGTCAAGTTTCCGCAAATACCCTGTGCCGTTATGAGACAGCGCTGGGACCCTTCAGAAACGTCACAGACGGCTCCGTAAAATGTACTGCTATCAGTGTACGGCACACGAAGAGCAAGTCCGAGGTCCCCTATTACAACTTGGTCAGTCTCGTCCAACAACAGgttttccaacgacaagTCGCGATGACAAACTCCTTTATTCTGAAGATGAGAAAGTCCCGCTAGAAGTTCCCGAAATCGGGTACGAGCTTGTTTTTCGTTCGGACGGACTGGCGATTGGCTAGACTTCAAACTCGATTCTGACTCACAGTTTTTCATCACTGCGCCGTACAAGTCACCTCCAGCGCAATAAGGCATGATGCAGTATAGAAAATCGTCATCTTGGAGGACTTCAATACAACCTAGAACATTCGGGTGATAACTGCCAACGTGCTGAAGAGCGGCAACTTCCTTAATCGGGTCTTCCATATGCTTTCCACGTCTCTGGTCAATCAAGTCCCACGAAGAAGCCTTTAACGCTACTATTTCATCCGTGCTCTCCCACTCGACGGCATTGCAATCTCGAGACTTTGCCGGTTGGTGGCGGCGCAGAACAATGCATTGGCGGACAGAGCCAAAAGCTGACTTGGCCGCTTTCTTCTTAACAAGATATGCTTGATCCGGTAGAGGATCATGGGAATTTTCAGGCGATCGCAATAAAACATTTTTCAATATGTATACCCGACCACTACGGTGATCCAATGCAGTCAGCGAAACGCACAGTGCCTTATGCACTTTTGGGGTTGGAAATTCCAGCGGTCTCAATGCGCTCTGTGCGTCTTCAGTGTTTCTCATCTTGGCATGATTAGTCCACATTCCGTTCAATCTGCTGTGTTGTGTGTTCTTTATTGTGTTTACCAAGCTGGAAAATTATGATCGCGAAGCCTGTATGATTGTTTTATTTGAGTGTGCCATGTAAAGTTTGCGTAGGAAGCGGAAGCAGGACTTCGTCGTGGTCAAAACACGACTTGGGATCCAACATTAGTTACCGGCAGGATCTTATTTGGGACTTTGCAATGGGCCTTTCAACAACAGTCACAATATCAGAAGTTGGCGTGACATCTAATTGTTCTGGTTGCTGTAGAGCTTTCGTACCGCCAATAACTCGGTGGATTCATGTCAGATATTTGGTTTGTAGGTTTACCTATTGTCCATCGATTTGAAATAAGGAATGGTTCTCCCTGCTCGTCTGTGGGTGGATTCTCATGGACAGGGTGAGAGAGCGGCAACGGCTCGACAAAAGTAAGTCTGTTGGGTACGGTTTCGGTTGCTAAAGCCAGTCTTGCTTACAGTCACAGTAACACCTTAGGTGCTCTGGACTTCGAGTAAGAGGTCGTTCTGCGAAACCTCAGCTCttccatgccagcgcgatacctcctCTATATCATAAACAGAGCATACAGCAAGCATTGcattattttctaattgctaattttacttagaagccgtttcgcgctcaatcaaaagtacttaaAAAAATctcagattcggccgaaatagcgattttttcatgtcgcagaggccgaaatagcggtttttcTCTTTCCTATTCGAACGGACATTCGTGAACCCGGATTCTGACGTTGTAAGTTTGTCTGCGTCTATGGTGAGTGGATTCACAGACAAGTAGTCGAACACGGTCGGGGGACGGTGGTTTTTGTATGCTGTTGCGGCTGTTGCCGTCCCACTGTTCAGACTGCCTTGCCTTGCATTAACAAGGCAGTCAGATTCCGCATACGCGGTTGCCGCTTCACAGTTTCAAAGCGTCTCGACAACTTTTAATCATTTGTCTAAACAGCAAGAATGAGTATGATTGGAGCCTTTTCTCGCACCAGGGTGGTGCGAAAGATGAGCAATCAGCCCACAATGGCTATGACCAAATGGTGGAAAAAAAAGCGCCCTGCAGAAGCTGAGGTAAGAGCCACCTCCGCTTGCACTTGTCGATCGTTCCGATCTGGCAGGACAAAGCAATCCAATGCTGTATCTTGTCACGAACGCCGGAGACAGAGATGTTCTGAATGCGAAAAACGTTGACAATAGACTTATACTTTCTTACGTACCCTTTCTTTCAGATTACGATGCATCTGTCTCCGTATGAACAACAGGCTCTGATTCCATGGATCAAGACTTTTCCTAAGAAGGCTGTTGCTCGTGTCCCTGTCTACTTGTGGCCCGTGGGGACGCTTGCCTTTATTTATGGAATTATGGCTAGCACAGAAATGCGAGACCAAGCCGAAGACTTGGAGCACAGATTTTAACGTATCAGTACCAAACTACTAAAATTCAAGCTGTgagtttttcttttgcgttAGCCGTAATTCGTGCCTTCTGACCATCCTAGTAGCAAGATTGTAACGTAGAGGACGGTTGTGTCCACGAAATCCCTGAAAACAATTTTCGAAGGGGAAAGATAAATGAAACCAACAAGGCGTACCCATCGTTAGAACGGAAGCGGCTCCGGCGGAGGAGGAACATGTACGTCGTCGCTCGTTACCCATGGATCGGCAAGAATTTCCGCAAGCGTCGGCCGTTCACGAGGATCTAATGTCAGCATTCGCTGTAACAGATTTCCTGCTTCCTCAGAAAGTTGGATGTTCCAGTTTCGAAGTTGCTCCATTAGGCGACCAGTGGCAATCAGCTCGAATCGCTGGTCGGTTCGACTAGCTTGGTCGTAAGGCGGGAATCCTGTCAGCATGATATAAAGAATGACACCTGCTGCCCACAGATCAATAGCAAAACCATCAAAGCTGTCGGTGTTGGCAAATACTTCTGGGGACATATAGTTGTGCTTTCCACAAACTCCCTGTGGTCGCATCAATCGCCGAGTACTTCCACGCGTGACATcggtaactgctccgggcTTGTGAGGATCATTGTAGGGAACTCGTAGACACATGCCCATGTCGATAATCATGCAGCGATCACCATCAACTAAAATATTTTCGAGAGAAAGGTCTCGGTGACATACGCCTTGCGtttgaagatgatgaagaccCTACGACCAAAATGCCAAGAGCAAATTCTGTTAGACCTTCGGACTCAATGTAAGCCCGCTGATTTTTCAGTGCATCACATTTTACGTACCCATAAAATTTGACGAAACCAAAAGCGTGCGACCGGCTCGGGCATGCCAGATTCGCCACCGCTGTCCTCAGCGTACTGGACAACAACGCCGAACAAATCACCGTCTCGACAGTAGGGCATTATCGAGTATAAGAAGTCACCATCTTGTAATACTTCAGTACTTCCCAGCACATTTGGATGACGCGCACCCAGTAGCTGCATAGCAGCAACTTCTTTCACCGGATCTTCCAGAAGCCGTCCTCGCATGTGATGAACGCGTGCCCATTCTACCATTTTGATCGCAACATGCTGGCCTGATATTTCCCATACAATTGGAGCACTGGCAGACCCTGGTTCCACACCAGCTGCCCGTGCGGCGTCATCGGCTGCAATCCCGTGGTGCCGTCGCAGAACCAGGCAGGCCCATACGGATCCGTAAATGGCATCCTGTAAGCGGCGTTGCGGCCAATAGGCTAACACTTCTTCCTGTACCGAGGGGTCTCGTTCGTGCGTCGTCATAGGCGATACTCCCGCAGGCCCGCTGCCTTGCAATATAGGTTCCGACGCTTCCGACAAGTCTTCACGATGAATTACGCCGGAACATACCTGTCGCGTTCCCGACTCGGGGTGCACCACCAAAGCGTTTACGCGGACGCCGGCACGAACTGCAGGTGGTGGGAAATCCAGAGGACGGACAGCCTCGCCGGAGCTCTCGGTTTCTTCGAATGATTGAAATGCTTGAGGTCCAGGTTCTTCCATCCTCAAGATGCTTTGCGTGATACGAATGTAGGGAGCGAAATTTTTATGAAGAAAGGGTTGGAATCGTCTCCTTACGAGTCGTCAAATCGCTGAAGCTCTTCGAAGTGATGGTATAGTCGCCGAAAGATTCGTTCAACGCCGCTCGGAGTGCCAGCTATCTTAGTGGTGCTCGGAAGTAGCAGTAAACAAGCTTGACTTGAACGGTAGTCGCCGAGAGGGGCCGAGCGTTTTGGCACGACTTCTACAATGGTTCCAACGTCCGCGCAATGGAGATGGACCGAATTACTTATGATAACCTTGTATGCAGCACGTCTGGCTAGGCGTTTCAGGTTCTCTGAATATATGTATTTCAAGGATACTGTGACTTAGGGGAATTTCGGGTGTCTGCCATTGTTTTCCGGAAGCAAAATTGACTAGTAGTATCTTTGTCGAGCGCCtgggcaacaacaaacaacaacTTGGAGGAGGAGCGAATCCTGAACGACCGTGGACGTGTCGCTCGACGACTTGCACCAaagcttcacagtcagtttccGCAGTCTGTCATGCAACCCGCTATATCCCGATCCGTTTTACCTGTTTATCTCAGGCTTACCGGAACCGAAAGCGTTTCCACTACTTTGCTACTACTACTTATATTATGGAAgttactcacagtcacataCCAAAAATAAATCTACAAACGAGAGCAACCTTCACAATCTTTTGTGGTTGTGGCACAGAGTAAATGTACGTGAACACCATCTTCTTCCGCTAGAGCCAAGCGAAGTATACCATCACTATGGTGAAGATCATTGAAAAGATTCGTGATAGACGTGCTAAACTGCGATATCGAAGCAACGATTCACGGCAGCCCTCTCTGCACGACTGTCAACTGAACTTTCCGGGCGGAAACTGGTACTATTCGTTCGAGTTTTTTCCCCCAAAAACGGAGGCTGGTCTTGATAACCTTCTTACAAGAATTGATCGCATGGCTCAGCGGCTGGATCCTCTCTTTATTGATGTCACGTGGGGATCCGATAAGACATCTGCACGGACCATGGCTTTAGCCAGCCATGCGCAAAAATATCTGGGCGTGGACGTCCTTCTCCATTTGTCTTGTCAGGGTATGACACGTGATCAGCTCATCCGTGTTTTGGATCAAGCCAAAGTCTTAGGCATTCACAATATATTGGCGTTACGTGGAGATCCACCCAAAGCAAAGAAGCACTGGCAAGTGGGAGATGTAAGTGGTGGAGAGTGCGAGCGGGCAATCGATTTGGTTCGACTCATCCGGAACACATATGGAGATTACTTTG from Phaeodactylum tricornutum CCAP 1055/1 chromosome 12, whole genome shotgun sequence encodes the following:
- a CDS encoding predicted protein — translated: MGGKPSRAFVSNSNEIRTKNTGIMINSRHKQIQVANVMLKISSPELSASRDPETGDINQYQRRLDLLNDALHSFNSTAAQRLLEELNTMRQENIYQAVIDDVLNNLLVQGPDQSLPLWAKLRPFARYSRRARMASLRRTLDCTTPPPNVEDESDDDAASQQRRRRRALISLLRTLSSPDDDARSANGKPASPAVVTIEKRARREQKGANGQDMIARRPTDLETPAYSVLAKKANFEVRMYKPFAVCSVAMSKPRPVDAYKTDATVADPKMGGARAFGALAGYLFGKNQQEQAMAMTTPVFNTGSDDDKQMSFVLPSVYWKEDGISVAPQPFVNSGVKLERNGGGERAVLMFGGYASKNDVKRRKRELLASLAKDKVWEYLEDEPVALAQYNDPFTPPWKRLNEVSIGIQLRR
- a CDS encoding predicted protein, with the protein product HPNVLGCIEVLQDDDFLYCIMPYCAGGDLYGAVMKNFRPNEKQARTRFRELLAGLSHLQNKGVCHRDLSLENLLLDETDQVVIGDLGLALRRCLITAQGICGNLTYIAPEIIAGEDFDGYAVDLWSAGVILFIMLVGRAPFRWAHNSDQRFAQISSNRLREMIKHIGIPLSNTVIDLLQNMLCREPNKRLLLREILSHPWM
- a CDS encoding predicted protein translates to MEEPGPQAFQSFEETESSGEAVRPLDFPPPAVRAGVRVNALVVHPESGTRQVCSGVIHREDLSEASEPILQGSGPAGVSPMTTHERDPSVQEEVLAYWPQRRLQDAIYGSVWACLVLRRHHGIAADDAARAAGVEPGSASAPIVWEISGQHVAIKMVEWARVHHMRGRLLEDPVKEVAAMQLLGARHPNVLGSTEVLQDGDFLYSIMPYCRDGDLFGVVVQYAEDSGGESGMPEPVARFWFRQILWGLHHLQTQGVCHRDLSLENILVDGDRCMIIDMGMCLRVPYNDPHKPGAVTDVTRGSTRRLMRPQGVCGKHNYMSPEVFANTDSFDGFAIDLWAAGVILYIMLTGFPPYDQASRTDQRFELIATGRLMEQLRNWNIQLSEEAGNLLQRMLTLDPRERPTLAEILADPWVTSDDVHVPPPPEPLPF